The DNA window GAATAATTTGTTCTGCCATTCATGAtaccatttttttttaataacaagCATTATTGTGATCATTACAAAATGTTTACACCTTGTAAGAACCTGGAATTTTTTCTAGTCTCTGCAACAATAGACTAATTGGTGGGGTGGTGCCTAGATGGAATGATTTTGCAGATATAATTTGTTGAAGGTGTATTTTAGATAGTTAAAGGTGTTTTTCAAAGGGAACTCTTAGCAAAATAGCAGATCATGATatatttataaattgattttgaCATCTCAGTTTAGGCGTGTACGACCTTTGTGAGCATTATTTTGCTGGgaacttaaatttcaatttaatatagtTCAGGTATTACAATTTGGTAAATTGGATAATATTTTCAAGGGGAAGGAGAATTAAATTAGTTGAAACCGATTTTTATTGTTAGTGGTTTTTTGTATGTGAGTGGATGAGGTTGTCACTCTAGCCTTGCTGCATCTTTAGCTAGGATTTTCTCAAAAATCTTGTATATATCCCTAAGGTTATGGTGTTGTTCGTAGTATTGACGCCATAACCTCTATACACTTTCAAACTGAATATGATCAACAGCTTCTAGAGAATGCATAAATGAAATATGGGTATTTGAATTTATAGAGATGTTCTAAGCTTCTGTTTTTTGCTTTTTCATTTATCTTTGCAAGCAGATAAATGTACCTGAGGTATTGATATGTGTAATAGCATCCCAGATTGCTAATCTTGGTGAGAGCATAATTGGTGCTGCATTCCAAGGGAAAGAAGGATTTCGTTGGGTAAGGAATCATTTGAATAATAGGATGGTTTCTGTCATCCTGTTTTCTTAAccattttttcttaaatttagtGCCTATGTATCTTCTAGATTTTAGTGTTACCGATGAATCAGGCTTGATTCTATATGAATGTATGGTTTGATGTGGTATATCGATGAGATGATTACATGTATATCATTTTGTGGACTCTCATCATGTTTGGATCTGGCTGCACTCCTAAAGCTGTAGTGAGGAAGAATTATATACCCACTGTTTTGGGGTAAAGAAGATCGAAGAGTAAATTTAGAGAGATCAGCCTGTTATAAAACTGCCTGCTAAGGATTAATTCTAGTCTTAATTTTCATTCGATGAAATCACGGTATTGTGCATGTAAAAGGCTGTTATGTTGGTCTGATTCTTCTTTTTGCTTTGAAGTATCCATGTTCAACATATAGTCACACAAGAAATATGGAGATATGACCTTCAAGATACATGATAAACTTTAGCACAAATCTCTATCAGACACTTACCTGAATTTGAGCGAAATATCTGGGTTGGCCATATATAAATCTGCCTAGGATCTATCATCTTAGCATGTTTATATGCTTTTCATTATAAGGCTGAAACTTGGATTCTTTTACCATATTGATTTTGGTTTTCATCTTGCAGCTGAACAATGATGCTGTTAATGTCATCAACATATCCATAGGCTGCATTTTGGCAGTCTTAATGCAACAACTACTCCAAAACTGGCAAATGTAAGTTCACCCCATCATCTCTTTTGCTATGTCAGGTAATTATTGCAGAGTTCATCGACACTGCAATCGACATATTGCAATGtggggaaagaaaagaagaagaagaaagagaaagtcTTCAATGTAATGCAAGAGATGAGCACAAAGGTGCAACAATTATAGCAATGATTTTGCTAACCTTGAAAGATACTCAAATGATATGGAAAATCATTAGCATAACCATTTGTTCCATGAGTATATTTTAAAAAGGCTTCTCTCTTTTATAGTCTTGGTATTCAAAGATGTATTCCTTTTATCAATCTCCAGTTAGAAATGAATTAGATGCTTTTTAAATTgcatttcttaaccaaaattattggcttttttttattgttgttgaGCCGCACTGGATTTATGGGTGTAATTGAAGCACAAGCTTGACTTGGAACTTTTATGTTCAAAGTTCGGCCCGGGCCCAAGCTTGAGTTCAATTAAGCCATTTGTGAATATATCAACCAATTGTTCCTTTGTAAAGACATGTCTAGTTTGGACTAAAccatcttggattttttttacaaGGTGAGAGTCAATCTCTATATGTTTCGTTCTCTCGTAGTATTCAGGGTTGGTTGCAATCTGAATTGCTGCTTGACTATCATAGAATAATATGATTGGTTCTACTCGTTTAAATCCAAGTTCCTTCAGTAGTCCAGTCAACCAAACTAACTCAGCCATAGTTCTATACTTTGCCTTTGCTGAAGATCGTGATACtgcattttgttttgttttgttttttccaAGAGATGAGACTTAAAACTTCTGGAGGATGGTCAGGATGGGTGTTTGGTTTACAAGGTAAAGAAAACGGTGAAGGTGGAGTTTGTGAGGTTTTCTTTTTACCTTTCCCTTTGGAGGAGGATGAAGGTTGGATCATGAAATTTTCTGGAAGTTTTTCTGGTGGTCTAGAAAGAATGTCTGCAAGAACATTGGTTTTCCCTTTTATGTGGAGGACATTCTGTCACTAATCGCTTTGACATTGGACTTGAAGCCCAATTCGAATCACAATATGCTacaagttatggagaaccaactACAGCACAGAATAAACCTTGTCCTGGATCCTTTTTAATGTATCTGACTATTCTAAGAGCAGCTTTATAATGCGACTTCTTGGGTCGTTGCATAAACTGACTGGATGTTGTACCACAAACGTCATATCTAGCCTTGTATGAGTCAAGTACAAAAGCCTTCTAATAAGCCTTTGATATAATGAAACATCTGTCAATACCTCATCATCATGATTCATTTGCACCATCTCATCTTACTGGAGATGTCAAGTTTTGATTTTGTTCTAAAGGAGTGACAACTATCTTTCCTCCCCCTTACCTCGTGTCTGAAATTAATTCAAGAGCATATTTGCGTTGATTCAGTACAATTTCAAACTGTGATCTTGTGATTTCAATGCCAAGAAAATACTTTGAGATCACCTAAATCtttcattttgaaattttgatgcaCAGTTCCTTTAAGCTCATTTATAAGCTTGGTATCATTTCCAGAAATCGACAAATCGTTAACATATATCAACATGACAACCAGCTTATAACCTTTCTTCTTGATAAAACGAGAATAATCGTACTTACTTTGTGAATAACCATTTAGAAGAATAGCTTTAGTAAGCTTTAGATTCCACTGTCAGACTTAGCAATTGACATACTCTAGTCTCTCTTTGATTGCGAAAATCGTCTGGAAGAGTCATATAAACCTTCTCATGTAAATCTCCTTGCATTATAGGCATCCATTTGAAACAAGGGCCAACCAAACTATACAGCAAGAGCAATGACCGTGCAAATTGTGACTTGCTTCGCAACAGGGGAAAGTGTCATGAAAATAAAAAACCTGCCTGCTGAGTATAACCCTTCCTAACAAGTCTGGCTTTAAATCTTTCAACCGAGCCATCAGAGCTGTACTTGACCTTGTAGACCCATATGCAACCAATGGGCGTTTTACTAGGAGGTAAAGGAACTACCTCCCACGTGACATTTGATTCCAATGCTTGAATTTCTTGATCCATGGCCTTTATCCAATGTTTATCCTTAATTGCTTCACTTTaggtttaaggttcaataatatGGGAAATGGAGGCAGCAAAAAATTGTGTATGCAAAGGTAAATGAGCATCAGCTATACAATTAGATATAGGGTACTAACCTTTATGGAGTGAAGAAGATAAAGAAGAGCAATTTAAATCTTTCATCCATGTAGGATCCTTAAAAGAACGAGTAGTGCGACGTAAAGACAGCTGGTAAGGTAGTAGACTACGAAGGTAATAAGGACTGGTTGGGAAATGGAGCTGAAGAACGACAAGGAGCTAAGGATGAACATTTCAAATGGGATTTTTCCAATTCAAAGCTGAAGTAGGTAATCTGTTAACAATATAACAAGCAGCAAGGATACACTCGCCCCAAAATTTGGTAGGTACATTAGACTGAACTTTGAAAGCACATGCTATTTCTAACAAATGTCGATGCACACAAGAACTTTGATGTATTATGcctaagaagaaaaaaaaggagtaTATTAGTTAAAGAACTCAGTACTTATGACTTCCAAAAGTTTTAACAACAGTTGAAAATTGCGTGTGAACCAAGGCTATAAACTGTTTCAAAATGACAATAGTGTCGGTTTTAAGCTTAAACAGATGAACCAAAGAAAAAGGAGAATCCGCTCGAGAATAACTAATAGGAAATGGCAATCGTGTTTGTTTAGTAAGAGGACGAACATGGCATGGACTAATATAGTCACTGTTCCAAAATGAAAGAAACATGGCCAAGTCCGGCATGCCAAAGGAAAGACTGATCATGAGATGTCAAAAAGGAAGAAATGGGAGAAGATACAAAAGATGGCAATTGAGGCTGTTGATGCACCAGAATGTAAAGATCATTCTGTTCTTTACCAATCCCCTTCACTTGTCCACTGCAAAGTTGCCGTAAAAGGCAAAAATCGGGATAAAAGGATACAAAACAATGTAAGTCTCGAGTTAACTTGAAAacgaaaattaaattgaaatgaaagtcTGGGACATGAAGGGCATTGGTTAACTTGATAGAGGAGGACAAGACATAGGAACCCATGTGAGTAATAGGGACGGATTTACCAGTGGGAAATTGGACAAATGAAGAATGAAAAGTAAAAGGAACAAGAGAATCCAAATATTGGCAATCAGATATCATGTGGTTGGTGGCCCTCGTCTCCAAAATCCATTGGAAAGATGCAGGCCAAGAAACCATACCTGCCATGTGAGCAGCTACTCCAACAGTTGAAGTGAACTCAAGACTGAGTAAATTCAAGATCAGTAGATACTGTGCCTGAATAAACACAGGTGCAAATACTATGGTAGCATTGTTAGTCATAGTTGACCTttgttttgtaaatttaaaatcaaCAGGATACCCAATAAGCTTCTAACAAGTTTCCCGTTTGTGACCTTTAATCTTTCAATGGTCACACACATCTTTCAATGGTCACAGAATACAATGTTGTAGGTTCAGAAGGAAAAGATATGCCAGAAGAATGTTGTCTTTGAGCTTCCTCTTGAACAAGCACGGAATTAGCTTAATTAACAGAAGGTAAGGGTTCCATTAACAAAACCTGACTTCCAACAACAGCATAAGAATCATTCAGGCCCATCAGAAACTGAAATAACCACTGTTGTTGAATAAGTTGTTGATTCATGCGGGAATTTTCACAAGAAAAAGAACCAAAGCATCGTAATCCCACAAAAGCTTCAATCGTGTAAACAAAACTGAAACAGAGTAAGTACCTTGAGCATGGGAAGCAATCTCACCATGAAGAACCATCAACTTTCTCATATCGTTCTTGAAGTTCTTTCCATGTTGACAAAAATAAACTGTGcggtataattatataattaacgtcgctcaaaattaacataaaatttcaatatttgtaAATTCGAAtaaagaaggtgaaattcaattaTATTACTTTATATACTCAGTGCTTTCTatgtaaattattttcattattttaaatataaaatgtttatattaacatgataaaaaataaattaaattatatattaaataaaaaataaaattcagttTTAGTTACATTCAAATACTCGATTTTTGGGGTTTTCTGCGCCCTAATAGTAGGAAAAGAAAATTCTCATCAAACCCTAAAGCCCATAAAAGAAAAAGTGAGAAGTTTAGTTGATCTATCAGAATCTCAAGCACTCACCCTTAATTTGCAGTAAGTTGCGAGTCTGCAATTCTTTAGACCCCTTTTCTCAATTGATTTTCTTCTTTAACCAATCGTTTCTCTCGCGCTCTGTTTCTTTTAGGATGGCCGATGAACATATTTCCACAGTCCTGGAGCAGCTACGACGAATCATGGCCGACGAAAGATTTCGGAACTCGGAGTTTCAGATAAACTTGCTTGTATGGAGACTCGAAGCTTTTCAATCTATGATTCTTTAACATGGGGACGGGCTATTTTCGGTTCGGCTATTGGAGCGTGGGATTACTGTTCATGCACTCGATCAAGTGCTATATAACATAGAAGATGTAATTAACGACGTCTTACATTTAGGAGTATCTACTGAATTAGCAGCAGCAGGCCTTGAGAAGTTTGCTTCTACTCAATCAAAAGCAGCATCAGCAGAAACAGCCACTCTTTACATCTTGCGCAAGAGGTTGGAAGAATTGGAGGAGGTATTGATTGGTAATCCGCATGAATCGCATCCCTTGCACTCTAAACGatctttttttgtaaaattgtcaAAGTTATATGGTCTAGATGTGGTTAAGAAAGATATAATAAATGTAATTTTGGGTGAAAGTTTCAGGGATAGTAGCGACAGCATTAAAACCATCATTATTGTTGGCATGGAAGGAACGGGGAAAACATATCTTGCACGGTGCATTTGTACTGATTGTCAAGTTCTGGAAATTTTTGACAACATAATTTGGGTGAATGTTTCGGATGATTTTGATTTAggtaaaattgcaagaaaaattaTTCTGTCTCTTGAAGGTTTGGAGCATGACTCTTTGCGTCTCCTAACATTAGTTCCATTGCAAAGTCTGTTAGATAGAATTCAGCGAAAGATTGTTAACAAGAAATCACTTCTTGTTTTAGATGGTGTGGGGAGATATGATTGTGATGATTGGGAAGCACTTAGAGCTGTTTTTCAACATGGCATGTCGGGGAGTGGGATTCTAGTGACTACTCATGAGCACTCGGTTGCAGGAGCAATGGAATCATCTTATAAATTTTGTTTGAGAAAGCTGTCTGATGAGTTGTGTTGGATGATACTTCGTGAAGTtggattgaatgatgatactCTTGAATATGCGGTAGAGGATATAGGAAGGGAACTTGCAAGGAGGTGTGAAGGACTACCCTTTGCTGCAAAGGTTTTGGGAGATGCTATACGACATTATGACTTTGGAATAAGAGGATGGGATGTTTTTCTGAGAAATTGTATCTGGAAATCTCCTAGAATACCCAAATATATGTCTAAAATTCTATCACTATCTTATTGCAATCTACCTTTGTCTGTAAGACGGTGCTTATCGTATTGGGCTATCTTCCCCAAAAGCTTTGAGATTTCAAAAACTCTTTTGGTGCAACACTGGATGGCACAAGGTTGTCTGTACTCATCTGATAATTTAGAAATGGAACTAAAAGGTGAAGAGTACTTTAAATGCTTAGAAGCTCATTCATGTTTCCAATATTGTACCAGAGATGGTGGTATGCTTACTTGTAAGATGCATAGCTTAGTACATGATTGTGTCCAATCTTTGTCCCCATATGATTTAATGATGAGGTTCGAGTCTGTTAAACAGCTGACCTTGAATTTATCTTCTTGGACGGAGGAGGTCAAAGTTGTTGGCACTCATCATTTGGTAATGATGATTGCTCAAGGAGCTGGTTTTCCCATGGACATTAGTGGTGCAGAGAAATTGAGGACCCTTGTTGCTGTTACTCAAGGGTGTTTGATAACTAGTCAAGCATTATCTAACTTATTTAAACAATCCAAACATCTGAGGTTATTGGATTTGAGCTTGACTAGTGGGTGGCATAATTGTTTTGGGCCATCCGGACAAGGTAATATACTAGATGAAATTCCGGTGGAAATCTGCAGATTGATTAATTTGAGGTACCTTAGCTTGGCTGGCAGCAAAGTATTGAAGATATTACCAGAAACATTGTGTGACTTGCATAATTTGCAATCCTTGGATCTTACTGGTTGTAGTAGTCTTAGAAAATTGCCAGATGGAATGGGGAAATTAATGAACTTGAGGTATTTTTATACCTGGTGTTGCTCTAGTATAACTTCCTATCCAAAAGGGATTAGCTGCTTAACTTCTCTTTGAGAATTAACCAATGTCATTGCTAGAGCTGATCACAATGATGCAAAGGAATTCACTCTTGGAGATTTTGAAAAGTTGAACAACCTTTGTGGACATGTTCGTGTGAAACTGGTAGGGAATGCGATGGATGCAGATGAGGCTATTAGAGCTAACCTTTGGAACAAGAAGGATCTTGACCGTATCAGAATAAATCTGGATGGGGATATAGGGAAAGAAAGCCAAGACGTTATAAAGAAAGCATTAAACCCGCCTTCCGACTTGAATATAGAGTTCGTAGGGTGGTGGTTCTAGTCCAGAAATGTAAGGATGCTGCAAAGCAACAGGTAGTCTCTCTGTCTCATTTTCTCTTTTGTTGTAGCTTTGATGGTTCAAATTCAGTATTTACTCCTATGATTCATTCAAACCCAAATTTCAGTTGTGTTATAGTAGTTCTAGTTTCTGTTGTTATCATCTGATTAGATGGAATATTATGAAATCTCTTATAACATTACAATGACAAAGATATCGGCTTGTCTATCACATGAAATTTCTCTCTTGCTAAAGCATGCTCTGAATGAATCACTTTAAAACGGCAAGATAACTTAGATTatccttattttcttttgctGGACATACATATCCCGTGTGAGACATTGTCGTTATCGGTGGTACTGTAGTTAAAGTTGGagtatatttttagtattttagtttttatattaggATTTAATCAGTTATTAAGATGGATTTTTTCTGGAAAAAACATGGAtacttttttctaaaattttttattaactcttttgaaatttgttaaatttttaattatttttattagtttttgaatttttatgaattatagGTAGGCTACCACACGAATTGATCACGtcaatattgttaaaattttaataatttttttaattcaaaagaaAGTAatataactaaattgtaaaggtaaGTGTAAAAGTCAAAATGACAAAATAAGTCAacattaaaagattaaatttatcaCGATGCCTTTTTTATATActcataattaattataataaaaagttAACTTTATTCagatatatttgttattttaaataaatattcagAATACAACTTGAAAATAATCTCATGTTTATAATTATAACACGAAAACTTTACTTACTATATAATGGAAGAGTATTTGGTATATTAACAGTGTGCCTTTTTTTATTGCACAAGTATGTGTAAAAGATTAATATAtgtctttattttttaatattttattatactttctAAGACACTTGTCAATCTTTTAACTTtgcttataaaatttaaaaattccacTAATAATCTCACCTAGCAAAATGGattaaaaacatttaaagtaATTTAGTTGAATTATGATAAAAGGTCAATGTTTTCTAAAATGCTAAATGGCATAAATTTGAGTTTGTCAAATTCTCTAGCATTGGGAGGTAAGTCAAATTGCAAACTAAGTTGaatattttttggcttttcagtAATCATATTCATGctaatatttttagatttaattctCACTTTCAATATTAAAAGAGGGTTCAAATGCAACTTGGAGTCAACATGAACATGATACTTTGAAAACCCTAAAGGGCACTTGCACTCTTGTTTTGGAGGTGAGAAGACCTACAACAAGTTTTAATAGAATTTGATATAGTTGAAAAAGATTCAGAGGAAAATGGTACCAAAATCTACAGTCGTGGAATACGATGaatgtattaaaatatatgaaattggttgatgGTTTTATTTATTgtctattaatattttaactaatCAACTAAGTAGTAATGAAGAGGACATGACACTTAATTATTATAGTGACAGTTTCTAGTTAAAGTTTCAAAATATGAAGATGCATTGACATCAAATcactaatttttatgaaaaatgtttttaacCAGTTCATATCCCCAATACCATTGAACGTTGAATCAAATGGTTTTGTTGATTAGAGAAAGACACTAAGAAATGTAGAGGAACATGTATGCGTAAGAGAGAATTTGAGACACATTTAATAAGTTAACATTGGAAATTTTATATGTGGATCATAGCAAAGAAGAAAGAGACTGTTGAGAATGATCAAACTTGGAGCATATGTTTAGATCCATGTGGAGGTACCTATTAGGTAAGTGAAACAAGCAATTGAAATGATGGAGAGTTTAGTACACCGGTATCGTACTATGATAATTTatggtcatttttaattaatacaagtcaaaaataataatatttaataaacctAAAATTAATGGGCAAATAGTGATGAGTTATCCTAAAATAGAATTGAAGAGGATAAGGTCCTACAATTAATAATAAGAAAAGTGAAGACTCCTTGAAAAGATTAAGGATGTACTTTGATTAAGAGtggttataaaaaaaaaattggggggaAGGCATAGAGTGGAGTAAGGAAAGTGGTGTGATTGCCCATTAACATAAGTAAAAAATATGCGAATGATTGCCCTTTAACATATAGAGTAGGTAAAATTGACTTGTTTTTCTAGAAAGACAATAGATAAGcctaaa is part of the Gossypium hirsutum isolate 1008001.06 chromosome D11, Gossypium_hirsutum_v2.1, whole genome shotgun sequence genome and encodes:
- the LOC107955292 gene encoding putative disease resistance protein RGA3, with the translated sequence MEGTGKTYLARCICTDCQVLEIFDNIIWVNVSDDFDLGKIARKIILSLEGLEHDSLRLLTLVPLQSLLDRIQRKIVNKKSLLVLDGVGRYDCDDWEALRAVFQHGMSGSGILVTTHEHSVAGAMESSYKFCLRKLSDELCWMILREVGLNDDTLEYAVEDIGRELARRCEGLPFAAKVLGDAIRHYDFGIRGWDVFLRNCIWKSPRIPKYMSKILSLSYCNLPLSVRRCLSYWAIFPKSFEISKTLLVQHWMAQGCLYSSDNLEMELKGEEYFKCLEAHSCFQYCTRDGGMLTCKMHSLVHDCVQSLSPYDLMMRFESVKQLTLNLSSWTEEVKVVGTHHLVMMIAQGAGFPMDISGAEKLRTLVAVTQGCLITSQALSNLFKQSKHLRLLDLSLTSGWHNCFGPSGQGNILDEIPVEICRLINLRYLSLAGSKVLKILPETLCDLHNLQSLDLTGCSSLRKLPDGMGKLMNLRYFYTWCCSSITSYPKGISCLTSL